The [Eubacterium] siraeum genome contains a region encoding:
- a CDS encoding glutamine amidotransferase codes for MRIIHLFADLCNLYGDYGNVCGLKRALENKGQNVEIEYQSIDDEIDVSGADFVFIGSATERNQKVALNYLQSYKDNIKAALDNGTVILATGNSFEMFGQSVTDCDGIKHEGLSFFPYETIEGKERIVTDSLCDTSLCGGDIIGFVNKASLTTGVTSPLFDVKQGSGNGKDDNKEGVHYGNFYGTHLIGPVLIRNPQLCEYFADMLIKKQ; via the coding sequence ATGAGGATAATTCATTTATTTGCGGATCTGTGCAATCTTTACGGCGATTACGGCAATGTATGCGGCTTGAAAAGAGCACTTGAAAATAAAGGGCAGAACGTTGAAATTGAATATCAGTCGATAGATGATGAGATAGATGTTTCGGGTGCGGATTTCGTATTTATCGGCTCTGCTACCGAGAGGAATCAGAAAGTAGCGCTTAATTATCTGCAAAGCTATAAGGATAATATAAAAGCGGCACTTGATAACGGTACGGTAATTCTTGCAACGGGCAATTCGTTTGAGATGTTCGGACAGAGCGTTACCGACTGTGACGGTATAAAGCACGAGGGCCTTTCGTTCTTTCCTTACGAAACGATTGAAGGAAAAGAGAGGATTGTTACCGACAGCCTTTGCGACACATCGCTGTGTGGCGGAGATATAATAGGCTTTGTGAATAAGGCGAGCCTTACAACCGGAGTTACCTCACCGCTGTTTGATGTAAAGCAGGGAAGCGGAAACGGCAAGGATGACAACAAAGAGGGCGTTCATTACGGTAATTTCTACGGCACTCATCTTATCGGTCCTGTGCTGATAAGAAACCCTCAGCTGTGCGAATACTTTGCGGATATGCTTATAAAGAAACAGTAA
- a CDS encoding MurT ligase domain-containing protein, which translates to MRMFLAILACKVSKCLLKLIGRGSSLPGDIALKICPDVLSRVKLPQQVIAVTGSNGKTSTVEMIAQVMRKSGKKVIWNKEGSNQIAGVTAIILSNCTFGGKVKGDVLLLESDERYAKYSFKFFAPTHYIITNLYRDQLTRNGHPEWVYESVKESIRPESQLILNADDPLVSRYGKDRDNVIWFGMDKQDFSTDHATGVYNDGAFCPECKHRMSYDYYHYAHIGSYHCDNCGHKKHDTQYTVTNVDYDSGIVTINGKYKIKLLFKSVYNVYNILACFAACSIVGIDGDVIADELSHYFLKSGRILQFKLGMNKGTFLIAKHENSVASDRVYDYIIRKNQPCSVIIIIDSVSRRYSTGETSWLWDIDYGVLKADCIQHLYLLGRHAKDLETRLSYTDIDIAKVTVNEDIPAALDEIAAKPLGKLYTVTCFSDKEKFLSKVELTQAEEDV; encoded by the coding sequence ATGAGAATGTTCTTAGCGATACTTGCTTGCAAAGTGTCGAAATGTTTACTTAAACTTATCGGAAGAGGCAGCAGTCTGCCGGGCGATATAGCACTTAAAATCTGCCCCGATGTACTGTCAAGGGTGAAGCTGCCTCAGCAGGTCATTGCGGTTACGGGAAGCAACGGCAAGACCTCGACCGTTGAGATGATTGCACAGGTAATGCGTAAATCGGGAAAAAAGGTTATATGGAATAAAGAAGGCTCAAATCAGATAGCGGGTGTTACAGCGATAATATTATCCAACTGTACATTCGGCGGAAAGGTAAAGGGCGATGTTCTTTTACTTGAGTCGGACGAAAGATACGCAAAGTATTCATTTAAATTCTTTGCACCTACGCACTATATAATTACAAATCTCTACCGTGATCAGCTTACGAGAAACGGTCATCCCGAATGGGTCTATGAATCGGTAAAGGAGAGTATCAGACCCGAATCACAGCTTATCCTCAATGCCGATGATCCGCTTGTTTCGAGATACGGCAAGGACAGGGATAATGTGATATGGTTCGGTATGGATAAGCAGGATTTCAGCACAGACCACGCTACAGGCGTATATAATGACGGTGCGTTCTGCCCCGAATGCAAGCACAGGATGAGCTATGACTACTATCACTATGCACATATCGGAAGCTATCACTGCGACAACTGCGGACACAAAAAACACGATACGCAGTACACCGTAACGAATGTCGATTATGACAGCGGTATTGTTACGATAAACGGCAAATATAAGATAAAACTGCTGTTCAAGAGCGTTTACAACGTATATAACATTCTTGCCTGCTTTGCGGCTTGCTCTATTGTCGGAATTGACGGTGATGTCATAGCAGACGAACTGTCACACTATTTCCTCAAGAGCGGACGTATTTTGCAGTTCAAACTTGGTATGAACAAAGGCACATTCCTTATTGCAAAGCACGAAAACTCCGTTGCAAGCGACCGTGTATATGATTATATCATAAGAAAAAATCAACCCTGCTCGGTAATCATAATAATAGATTCGGTAAGCCGTCGTTATTCGACAGGTGAAACAAGCTGGCTGTGGGATATTGACTATGGTGTGCTTAAGGCTGATTGCATACAGCACCTTTATCTGCTCGGCAGACACGCAAAGGATCTTGAAACAAGGCTTTCGTATACGGATATTGATATAGCTAAGGTGACTGTGAACGAGGATATTCCTGCGGCACTTGATGAAATTGCGGCTAAACCGCTAGGCAAGCTGTATACTGTCACCTGCTTTTCGGATAAGGAGAAGTTCTTGTCAAAAGTAGAGCTTACGCAGGCAGAGGAGGACGTATGA